One Deinococcus grandis DNA window includes the following coding sequences:
- a CDS encoding metallophosphoesterase family protein translates to MTPPALPPLSRAPLGKRVMVLADHVHPFVYRSAFPQGVPPVDAVLAAGDLPGYYLEFLATKLTVPIIYVHGNHENEYVNEGEGRIPPRGVIAAHGRVIEEAGLRVAGWGGVPRYRTDGEGQYTRAQARWGLGRLAWQARRGVDVLLTHAPPTGPHAGSDYAHRGCPDISAFMARRHPRLVVHGHIHEYEGKKLEYLDPESGARVINAYGYHIVDL, encoded by the coding sequence ATGACGCCGCCCGCCCTGCCCCCCCTGTCCCGCGCCCCGCTGGGGAAGCGCGTCATGGTGCTGGCCGATCACGTCCACCCGTTCGTGTACCGCTCGGCGTTCCCGCAGGGCGTGCCCCCGGTGGACGCGGTACTGGCCGCCGGGGACCTGCCCGGCTACTACCTGGAGTTCCTGGCGACGAAACTCACGGTGCCCATCATCTACGTGCACGGCAACCACGAGAACGAGTACGTGAACGAGGGCGAGGGCCGCATTCCCCCGCGCGGCGTGATTGCCGCGCACGGCCGCGTGATCGAGGAGGCCGGGCTGCGCGTGGCGGGCTGGGGCGGCGTGCCCCGCTACCGCACAGACGGCGAGGGGCAGTACACCCGCGCGCAGGCCCGCTGGGGGCTGGGGCGGCTGGCGTGGCAGGCGCGGCGCGGCGTGGACGTCCTGCTGACGCACGCGCCCCCCACCGGCCCGCACGCCGGGAGTGACTACGCGCACCGGGGCTGCCCGGACATCAGCGCGTTCATGGCCCGCCGTCACCCCCGCCTGGTCGTGCACGGGCACATCCACGAGTACGAGGGGAAGAAACTGGAGTACCTGGACCCCGAGAGCGGCGCGCGGGTCATCAACGCGTACGGGTACCACATCGTGGACCTGTAG